In Vigna unguiculata cultivar IT97K-499-35 chromosome 3, ASM411807v1, whole genome shotgun sequence, a single genomic region encodes these proteins:
- the LOC114178793 gene encoding BTB/POZ and TAZ domain-containing protein 1-like, with product MAPKTVSIDYQTTRVLPEPDVFIHCFQGTRIPAHAAVLASVSPVLENFIDRPRKHRSSEKIIQIHGVPCDAVIAFVGFLYSSRCTEEAMDKYGMHLLALSHVYLVPQLKQRCIKGLAQRLTTENVVDVLQLARLCDAPDLHLRCMKLLTYNFKAVEATEGWKFLVKHDPWLELDILRFIDEHETRKKKSRRYRMEQSLYGELSEAMECLEHICSEGCTHVGPYDAEVKKERRPCGRFSTCEGLQVLIRHFATCEKRMGGGCVRCKRMWQLFRLHSYVCHQTDSSCKVPFCRQFQLKMQEEKRKDDAKWKLLARKVASAKVMSSLSLPKRKRDEEIRGTINNPGIRSFKLL from the exons ATGGCTCCCAAAACCGTATCCATTGACTACCAAACCACCCGGGTCTTACCCGAACCCGATGTCTTCATACACTGTTTCCAAGGAACACGTATTCCAGCTCACGCTGCCGTTCTG GCTTCGGTGTCGCCAGTTTTGGAGAACTTCATAGATCGGCCACGTAAGCATCGGAGTTCCGAGAAAATTATCCAAATCCACGGCGTCCCTTGCGACGCCGTCATCGCCTTCGTCGGATTCCTCTACTCCTCCAG GTGCACGGAGGAGGCGATGGACAAGTACGGGATGCACCTGCTCGCATTGTCGCACGTGTACCTGGTGCCGCAGCTAAAACAGAGATGCATCAAGGGTTTGGCCCAGCGCTTGACCACAGAGAACGTGGTGGACGTGCTGCAACTCGCGCGCCTCTGCGACGCGCCGGATCTCCACCTCCGATGCATGAAGCTCCTCACCTATAACTTCAAAGCGGTGGAGGCAACCGAGGGGTGGAAGTTCCTCGTCAAACACGATCCCTGGCTCGAACTCGACATTCTCCGCTTCATCGACGAACACGAAACG aggaagaagaaatcgAGAAGGTATAGGATGGAGCAGAGTCTGTACGGGGAACTGAGCGAGGCGATGGAGTGTCTGGAACACATATGCTCGGAGGGGTGCACTCATGTTGGACCCTACGATGCGGAGGTGAAGAAAGAGAGGAGGCCATGTGGCAGATTCTCCACGTGTGAAGGGCTTCAGGTTCTGATCCGCCACTTTGCCACGTGCGAGAAGAGAATGGGCGGTGGTTGCGTCCGCTGCAAACGGATGTGGCAACTCTTTCGACTTCATTCATACGTTTGCCACCAAACCGACTCTTCCTGCAAGGTTCCTTTCTGCAG GCAATTTCAGTTGAAGATGcaggaagagaaaagaaaggatGATGCTAAGTGGAAACTTCTAGCGAGGAAGGTGGCCTCAGCCAAAGTAATGTCTTCCCTGTCTCTTCCAAAGAGGAAACGAGACGAGGAGATTAGAGGCACAATAAACAATCCCGGGATTAGAAGCTTTAAATTACTCTGA
- the LOC114175245 gene encoding vignain-like translates to MERKKVLWGVLLFGFVVGMGESFDFKEKELESEQGLWDLYERWRSHHTVSRSLGEKHKRFNVFKANVINVHNANKMDKPYKLKLNKFADMTNHEFTTIYANSKVSHHRMFRDMSRGNGTFMYENVDRVPASVDWRNRGAVTDVKNQGQCGSCWAFSTIAAVEGINQIKTGKLVSLSEQELVDCDTQNYGCNGGFMEWAFDYIKRYGITTENNYPYVARDGTCDTSKVQQPAVSIDGYESVPRNNEAALINVVANQPVSVAIDAGGYDFQFYSEGVFTGLCGTELNHGVAIVGYGTTQDGTKYWIVKNSWGSEWGENGYIRMQRDVDLCGIAMEASYPIKRARDGPDPGAPPSHTMPLQPRVRQLRPPRLRMPPRRHCRSRRDGPRCRRLPRSPAQCSNPPAASPPAISTLLRFSVLV, encoded by the exons ATGGAAAGAAAGAAGGTTTTGTGGGGTGTTTTATTGTTTGGTTTTGTTGTTGGAATGGGCGAGAGTTTTGATTTCAAGGAGAAGGAGCTAGAATCGGAGCAAGGGTTGTGGGATTTGTACGAGAGATGGAGAAGCCACCACACGGTTTCACGAAGCCTGGGTGAGAAGCATAAGCGCTTCAACGTGTTCAAAGCCAACGTGATTAATGTCCACAATGCGAATAAAATGGATAAGCCTTACAAGCTGAAGTTGAACAAGTTTGCTGACATGACCAACCATGAATTCACGACCATCTATGCTAACTCCAAGGTCAGTCATCATAGAATGTTCCGAGACATGTCACGTGGAAATGGTACTTTCATGTACGAGAACGTTGACAGGGTTCCTGCTTCGGTGGATTGGAGGAATAGAGGTGCTGTCACTGATGTAAAAAATCAAGGCCAATGTG GTAGTTGTTGGGCCTTTTCAACGATTGCAGCTGTTGAAGGTATTAACCAGATCAAGACAGGTAAGCTGGTATCCTTGTCTGAGCAAGAACTTGTAGATTGTGACACTCAGAATTATGGATGCAATGGTGGGTTCATGGAATGGGCATTCGATTATATCAAACGATATGGTATAACTACAGAAAATAATTACCCTTACGTAGCAAGAGATGGAACTTGTGATACATCAAAG GTGCAGCAACCTGCAGTGTCAATTGATGGCTATGAAAGTGTCCCTCGGAACAATGAAGCTGCATTGATCAATGTTGTTGCCAATCAACCTGTGTCAGTAGCCATTGATGCCGGTGGATATGACTTCCAGTTTTATTCAGAG GGAGTATTTACGGGATTGTGTGGCACTGAGCTGAATCATGGGGTAGCAATTGTGGGGTATGGAACAACTCAAGATGGAACCAAATATTGGATAGTGAAGAATTCGTGGGGATCCGAATGGGGAGAAAATGGTTATATTAGAATGCAAAGGGACGTAGATCTCTGTGGCATAGCAATGGAGGCTTCCTATCCAATCAAGC GCGCGCGAGATGGGCCGGATCCCGGAGCTCCGCCGTCGCACACCATGCCACTCCAGCCTCGTGTTCGTCAGCTCCGACCGCCGCGCCTTCGAATGCCGCCACGACGCCATTGCCGCTCGCGGAGAGACGGACCAAGATGCCGGCGGCTGCCACGTTCTCCTGCTCAATGCTCCAACCCGCCGGCGGCGTCGCCGCCGGCGATATCCACTCTTCTCCGTTTCTCTGTTTTGGTTTGA
- the LOC114175246 gene encoding vignain-like encodes MEMKKVLWGVLLFGFVLGMAESFDFNEKELESEQGIWDLYQRWRSHHTVSRSLGEKQKRFNVFKANVINIHNANKMDKPYKLKLNRFADMTNHEFMTIYANSKVSHHRMFRGMPRGNDTFMYENVGRVPSSVDWRKKGAVTDVKDQGKCGSCWAFSTVAAVEGINQIKTDKLVSLSEQELIDCDTKENEGCNGGLMESAFDFIKQHGITTESNYPYEARDGTCDASKVKKPAVSIDGHETVPVNNEAALLKAVAHQPVSVAIDAGGFGFQFYAEGVFTGLCGTDLNHGVAIVGYGTTRDGTKYWTVKNSWGPEWGENGYIRMQRDVLNKRGLCGIAMEASYPIKTSSSKSMEHSSFLKDEL; translated from the exons ATGGAAATGAAAAAGGTTCTTTGGGGTGTTTTATTGTTTGGTTTTGTTCTTGGAATGGCCGAGAGCTTTGATTTCAACGAGAAGGAGCTAGAATCGGAGCAAGGGATATGGGATTTGTACCAGAGGTGGAGAAGCCATCACACTGTTTCACGAAGCTTGGGTGAGAAGCAGAAGCGCTTCAACGTGTTTAAAGCCAACGTGATTAACATCCACAATGCGAATAAAATGGACAAGCCTTACAAGCTGAAGTTGAACAGGTTCGCCGACATGACCAACCATGAATTCATGACCATCTATGCTAACTCCAAGGTGAGTCACCACAGAATGTTCCGAGGCATGCCACGTGGCAACGATACTTTCATGTATGAGAACGTTGGTAGGGTTCCTTCTTCGGTGGATTGGAGGAAGAAAGGTGCTGTCACTGATGTAAAGGATCAAGGCAAATGTG GTAGTTGTTGGGCCTTTTCAACGGTTGCAGCCGTTGAAGGTATTAACCAGATTAAAACAGATAAGCTGGTGTCCTTGTCTGAGCAAGAACTTATAGATTGTGACACTAAAGAGAATGAAGGATGCAATGGTGGGTTAATGGAAAGTGCATTTGATTTTATCAAACAACATGGTATAACTACAGAAAGCAATTACCCTTATGAAGCAAGAGATGGAACTTGTGATGCATCAAAG GTGAAGAAACCTGCAGTGTCAATTGATGGACATGAAACTGTCCCAGTGAACAATGAAGCTGCATTGCTCAAAGCTGTTGCTCATCAACCTGTATCAGTAGCGATTGATGCTGGCGGATTTGGCTTCCAGTTCTACGCAGAG GGAGTATTTACGGGATTGTGTGGCACTGATCTGAATCATGGGGTAGCAATTGTGGGGTATGGAACAACTCGAGATGGAACCAAATATTGGACAGTGAAGAACTCGTGGGGACCCGAATGGGGAGAAAATGGTTACATCAGAATGCAAAGGGACGTATTGAACAAGAGAGGTCTATGTGGCATAGCAATGGAGGCTTCCTATCCAATCAAAACCTCCTCCTCCAAATCCATGGAACATTCTTCGTTTCTCAAGGACGAGCTTTGA
- the LOC114178449 gene encoding autophagy-related protein 16, producing the protein MAKTCKSQEEIACGAIKHALKALRKRHLLEEAAHGPAVLALCRPIVSQGSEWKEKAENLQVELQQCYKAQSRLSEQLVVEVAESRASKALVQEKENAVADLQKELTELREECSQLKEDLEEKIKSLEVIVSENTELKAQLQQMTAKANKAEAENKMLIDRWMLEKMKDAERLNEANALYEDMVEKLKASGLEQLARQQVDGIVRQSEEGAEFFLESNIPSTCKYRLRAHEGGCASMLFEYNSGKLITGGHDRLVKMWDTNTGSLSSTLQGCLGSVLDLTITHDNRSVIAASSSNNLYVWDVNSGRVRHTLTGHTDKVCAVDVSKISSRYVVSAAYDRTIKVWDLMKGYCTNTIIFHSNCNALSFSMDGQTIFSGHVDGNLRLWDIQSGKLLSEVAAHSLAVTSISLSRNGNVVLTSGRDNMHNLFDVRSLEVCGTLKAAGNRVASNWSRSCISPDDNHVAAGSADGSVYIWSVSKGDIVGTLKEHTSSVLCCTWSGIGKPLASADKNGIVCVWT; encoded by the exons ATGGCGAAAACATGCAAGTCGCAAGAAGAAATTGCGTGTGGAGCTATTAAACACGCTTTGAAGGCACTGCGGAAGCGCCATTTGCTTGAAGAAGCCGCTCATGGCCCCGCTGTTCTAGCTCTTTGTAGACCCATTGTTTCTCAG GGCTCTGAGTGGAAAGAGAAAGCAGAGAATCTTCAAGTGGAACTTCAGCAATGCTACAAAGCTCAATCTCGGTTGTCTGAGCAACTTGTTGTGGAAGTAGCTGAGTCCAGAGCTTCAAAAGCGTTGGTTCAAGAGAAAGAAAATGCAGTTGCTGATTTGCAAAAGGAATTGACCGAATTGAG ggaggagtgctctcaattAAAGGAAGACTTGGAAGAAAAGATTAAATCTCTAGAAGTGATTGTCAGTGAGAATACTGAACTTAAAGCCCAACTGCAGCAGATGACTGCTAAAGCAAATAAAGCTGAAGCTGAAAATAAGATGTTGATTGACCGCTGGATGTTGGAAAAGATGAAGGATGCTGAACGCCTGAACGAG GCTAATGCACTGTACGAAGACATGGTCGAGAAACTAAAGGCCAGTGGCTTAGAGCAACTTGCAAGGCAGCAGGTGGATGGTATAGTTCGCCAAAGTGAAGAAGGTGCTGAGTTTTTTTTAGAGTCAAACATCCCTTCCACATGTAAATACAGGCTTCGTGCACATGAAGGTGGTTGTGCTTCCATGTTGTTTGAGTACAATTCCGGTAAATTGATTACTGGGGGACACGATCGGTTAGTTAAAATGTGGGATACAAATACCGGATCCTTATCTTCTACTCTTCAAGGCTGCCTTGGCTCAGTATTAGATCTCACTATCACCCATGATAATCGATCTGTCATTGCTGCAAGCAGCTCAAACAACTTGTATGTATGGGATGTCAACTCAGGCCGTGTCCGTCATACCCTTACCGGCCACACAGATAAAGTTTGTGCTGTTGATGTGAGCAAGATTTCAAGTCGTTATGTTGTCAGTGCTGCTTATGATCGTACCATAAAAGTTTGGGACCTAATGAAAGGTTACTGCACTAACACAATCATTTTTCACAGCAACTGCAATGCTCTCTCTTTCAGCATGGATGGTCAGACCATATTTTCAGGACATGTTGATGGTAATCTTCGGTTATGGGACATTCAGAGCGGAAAACTACTCAGCGAGGTTGCTGCACATTCACTTGCGGTTACATCAATATCCCTTTCTCGAAATGGAAATGTTGTACTGACCAGTGGAAGGGACAATATGCACAATTTGTTTGACGTGCGATCTCTTGAAGTTTGTGGCACACTAAAAGCGGCAGGAAACAGAGTTGCTTCTAACTGGAGTCGCTCCTGTATTAGTCCTGATGACAATCACGTTGCTGCTGGGTCTGCAGATGGATCTGTGTATATTTGGTCAGTTTCAAAAGGTGATATAGTCGGCACGCTTAAGGAACACACTTCTTCCGTTCTGTGTTGTACGTGGAGCGGGATCGGAAAACCCCTAGCTTCAGCTGACAAGAATGGGATAGTTTGTGTCTGGACATAA